The following are encoded together in the Nymphaea colorata isolate Beijing-Zhang1983 chromosome 14, ASM883128v2, whole genome shotgun sequence genome:
- the LOC116267637 gene encoding cysteine-rich receptor-like protein kinase 25 produces MFARGETEYTIRQTLYGLVQCTRDTSLADCKDCLETAISQINSTTCGDSKGCELLKGSCRVRFDTNSFYSTTDTTSPSPPPSSPPPNSSPPPIGSQKSESRKRVFIILAISILIVALIGCTICGFYWWKRNRFLQLQRNEEEDALQQTGW; encoded by the exons ATGTTCGCAAGGGGCGAGACCGAGTACACAATTCGACAGACGCTCTACGGGCTGGTACAGTGCACCAGGGACACCAGCCTCGCAGATTGCAAGGACTGCCTGGAGACGGCCATCTCCCAAATCAACTCGACTACTTGCGGCGATTCAAAAGGCTGTGAACTTCTCAAGGGAAGTTGCCGTGTGAGGTTTGATACGAATAGTTTTTATAGTACCACAGACACAACAAGCCCATCTCCTCCGCCCAGTTCGCCACCTCCAAATTCAAGCCCTCCACCGATTG GGTCGCAGAAAAGCGAGAGCAGAAAGCGTGTCTTTATCATATTGGCCATCTCTATCTTGATTGTGGCTCTCATTGGTTGCACAATTTGTGGCTTTTACTGGTGGAAAAGAAATCGCTTTCTGCAATTGCAGAGGAACGAAGAAGAGGACGCCTTGCAACAAACAGGTTGGTag